In Macadamia integrifolia cultivar HAES 741 chromosome 5, SCU_Mint_v3, whole genome shotgun sequence, a single window of DNA contains:
- the LOC122078762 gene encoding uncharacterized protein LOC122078762, producing the protein MGDHPQRLLLAHTDTSPLTTPPATESSQPRPDQEDTSTQSVDEFLLLDDEVEDRLSESWATTLVGFVLEGNRYRKQALTEGLVNAWNLKFGLEVSTIDQNHFLFQFQHRIDMENVLAEEPWTVAGNLIILESWNPEQRWQFCNASFWVQFYSSTLDLLDINLGRRYATQIGSPTKIMLIRGTQGGHRQHYLRARVKIDIRKPLRSIIPIRLRNGLENTIQQRTFFYLEQQKRWSCKQTSVFV; encoded by the exons ATGGGGGACCATCCACAGCGCCTTCTTCTCGCCCATACCGATACTTCCCCTCTCACAACGCCCCCAGCTACGGAATCCTCTCAGCCAAGACCAGACCAGGAAGATACCTCTACTCAATCAGTTGATGAGTTTCTCCTTCTGGATGATGAAGTGGAAGATCGGCTATCGGAATCATGGGCTACTACCTTGGTAGGGTTTGTTCTTGAAGGAAACAGATACCGTAAACAAGCGTTAACTGAAGGCCTTGTTAATGCTTGGAATCTCAAATTTGGACTGGAGGTCTCCACCATAGATCAGAATCACTTTCTATTCCAATTCCAACATCGGATTGATATGGAAAATGTCCTCGCTGAAGAACCTTGGACTGTTGCAGGAAACTTAATCATCCTTGAATCTTGGAACCCAGAACAGAGATGGCAGTTCTGCAATGCATCCTTCTGGGTACAGTTTTACTCCTCAACTCTGGACCTGCTCGATATCAACCTGGGTCGGCGATACGCAACTCAAATTGGTTCTCCTACGAAGATCATGCTTATACGGGGTACCCAAGGCGGTCATCGGCAACATTATCTCCGTGCCAGAGTTAAGATTGATATTCGGAAGCCCCTTCGCTCTATTATTCCGATCCGGCTTCGCAATGGGCTTGAAAACACCATTCAG CAAAGGACCTTCTTTTACTTGGAACAACAAAAGAGGTGGAGCTGCAAGCAAACATCCGTGTTCGTTTAG